The following proteins are co-located in the Echinicola sp. 20G genome:
- a CDS encoding acyl-CoA desaturase gives MLGFYFTPILIVILGLVNESWQLILCFVLSGFGMAGIGMGVMHDAIHGTYSKNRKINKLLSYSLNMVGANATVWKIQHNVLHHSYTNIDEGDDDLNVPLFLRFSPHAKKNCFHAYQHWYTWFFYCLSTLSWVTSKDFIRLDRYYKMGLLKGKHIYLNTLFKMVAWKMVYYTFILLLPILFSPFGAGEILLAFLLLHFVTGLCISLVFQTAHIMPEVSFPIMNKDGEVKGERIIHQLLTTCNYSEKNRVFSWLIGGLNYQVEHHLFPDVCHVHYHKIAPIVRETAAEYQLPYYSKVSFWDALKSHFKMLRWLGNS, from the coding sequence ATGTTAGGGTTTTATTTTACCCCTATCCTAATAGTGATTTTGGGATTGGTTAATGAAAGCTGGCAGTTGATCCTGTGTTTCGTCTTAAGTGGTTTTGGAATGGCCGGTATTGGCATGGGAGTTATGCATGATGCTATCCATGGGACCTATTCAAAAAACAGAAAAATAAATAAATTATTGAGTTATAGTCTGAATATGGTTGGGGCAAACGCAACCGTGTGGAAGATTCAACATAATGTTCTTCATCATTCATATACCAATATTGATGAAGGAGATGATGACCTCAATGTTCCGTTATTCCTTCGATTTTCACCCCATGCAAAGAAAAATTGCTTCCATGCCTATCAGCATTGGTACACTTGGTTTTTTTATTGTTTGTCTACTTTATCATGGGTAACATCAAAGGATTTTATAAGGCTTGATAGGTATTATAAAATGGGCTTGCTGAAAGGAAAGCATATTTATCTCAATACTTTGTTTAAGATGGTGGCCTGGAAAATGGTTTATTATACATTCATTCTCCTTCTACCCATTCTGTTTTCACCTTTTGGCGCAGGAGAAATCCTGCTGGCATTCTTGCTGCTTCATTTTGTAACTGGATTATGCATTTCATTGGTGTTTCAGACAGCCCATATTATGCCCGAAGTATCATTTCCAATAATGAATAAAGATGGGGAGGTAAAAGGAGAAAGGATAATCCACCAATTGCTGACGACCTGCAATTATTCAGAAAAGAACCGAGTGTTTTCTTGGCTAATTGGGGGGCTGAATTACCAAGTAGAGCATCATTTGTTTCCGGATGTTTGTCATGTACACTATCATAAAATAGCTCCTATAGTGAGGGAAACAGCAGCAGAATATCAGTTGCCCTATTATTCAAAGGTGTCATTTTGGGATGCCTTAAAGTCCCATTTCAAAATGCTCCGTTGGCTGGGAAATAGTTAG
- a CDS encoding cold-shock protein: MNEGTVKFYNDSKGYGFITSTDNGEDIFVHQSGLIDEIQENDEVKFEVEQGRKGLNAVRVERI, translated from the coding sequence ATGAATGAAGGAACAGTAAAATTCTATAACGATTCCAAAGGCTACGGCTTTATTACCTCGACTGATAATGGAGAGGATATTTTCGTCCACCAAAGTGGATTGATAGATGAGATACAGGAAAATGATGAGGTAAAATTTGAGGTAGAACAAGGTAGAAAGGGCTTGAATGCGGTCAGGGTT